A single uncultured Acetobacterium sp. DNA region contains:
- the nuoF gene encoding NADH-quinone oxidoreductase subunit NuoF produces MQFFRSHILVCGGTGCTSSDSTKIIEELNKLLVKKKLENEIKVVQTGCFGLCEQGPIMVVYPEGTMYCKVKVTDVEEFVEEHLIKGRIVTRLLEKSSEVKEGEYAIEKSSFFKKQLRIALRNCGVINPELIDEYIAFDGYKALIKALTEMKPDEIIETIKKSGLRGRGGGGYPTGTKWEFAAKQDSEQKYVCCNADEGDPGAFMDRSVLEGDPHSIIEAMIIAGYAIGANAGFVYVRAEYPIAVKRLQIAIDQAREYGLLGDNILGTSFKFDIEIRLGAGAFVCGEETALMTSIEGKRGEPRVRPPYPAVKGLWQKPTILNNVETFANIPVIMLKGPEWFAGMGTEKSKGTKVFAIGGKINNTGLVEIPMGTTLREVIYDIGGGIPGGKKFKAAQTGGPSGGCIPASHIDTPIDYESLIELGSMMGSGGLIVMDEDTCMVDIAKFFLEFTVDESCGKCTPCRLGTRRMMEILDKITKGKGKMSDLDELENLAKDIKAASLCALGQTAPNPILSTLRYFRDEYEAHIRDRRCPAGSCKSLLTYEITEDKCIRCGLCAKNCPVKAISGSKKEEIPFVVDQDKCIKCGVCYQKCPVDAITK; encoded by the coding sequence ATGCAATTTTTTCGTTCGCATATTTTGGTTTGTGGTGGTACCGGTTGTACCTCTTCAGATTCTACAAAAATAATCGAAGAATTAAATAAGCTTTTAGTCAAAAAAAAGCTTGAAAATGAAATTAAGGTTGTGCAGACCGGGTGTTTTGGACTCTGCGAACAAGGTCCAATTATGGTTGTTTACCCGGAAGGGACAATGTACTGCAAAGTAAAAGTAACAGATGTTGAAGAGTTTGTGGAAGAACATTTGATAAAAGGGAGAATTGTTACCAGACTGCTGGAAAAAAGCAGTGAAGTCAAAGAAGGTGAGTATGCTATTGAAAAATCTTCCTTTTTTAAGAAGCAGTTGCGGATTGCCCTGAGAAACTGCGGGGTCATCAATCCCGAACTAATTGATGAATACATCGCCTTTGACGGTTATAAAGCCTTAATCAAAGCGCTCACTGAAATGAAACCGGATGAGATCATTGAGACCATCAAAAAATCGGGCTTGCGAGGCAGAGGTGGCGGCGGCTACCCGACTGGAACAAAGTGGGAATTTGCCGCCAAACAGGATAGTGAGCAGAAATATGTTTGCTGTAATGCGGATGAAGGAGACCCTGGGGCTTTTATGGATCGTAGTGTGCTGGAAGGGGATCCGCACTCCATCATCGAAGCGATGATCATTGCTGGATACGCTATTGGCGCCAACGCCGGCTTTGTGTATGTCCGGGCAGAATATCCAATTGCTGTGAAAAGACTCCAAATTGCCATTGATCAGGCCAGAGAGTATGGATTGCTGGGCGACAATATTCTGGGGACCAGTTTCAAATTTGATATCGAAATCCGTTTGGGTGCCGGTGCTTTTGTCTGTGGCGAAGAAACGGCACTGATGACATCTATTGAAGGAAAACGCGGGGAACCCCGTGTGCGTCCGCCATACCCGGCAGTTAAAGGTCTCTGGCAAAAACCAACGATCCTGAACAATGTCGAAACATTCGCCAATATTCCGGTGATTATGCTTAAAGGACCGGAGTGGTTTGCAGGTATGGGAACGGAAAAAAGCAAGGGAACAAAGGTCTTTGCCATCGGCGGAAAAATAAACAACACCGGTTTGGTGGAAATTCCCATGGGAACAACGCTGAGAGAAGTCATCTATGATATTGGCGGTGGCATTCCTGGTGGGAAGAAATTCAAAGCTGCTCAGACCGGCGGACCTTCTGGCGGCTGTATTCCAGCAAGCCATATCGACACCCCCATCGATTATGAATCATTAATTGAATTAGGGTCGATGATGGGATCCGGAGGCCTGATCGTCATGGACGAGGATACCTGTATGGTTGATATTGCCAAGTTTTTTCTGGAATTCACAGTGGATGAATCCTGCGGGAAATGCACCCCCTGCCGACTGGGAACCCGAAGAATGATGGAAATACTGGATAAAATTACCAAAGGCAAAGGAAAAATGAGCGATCTCGACGAACTGGAAAACCTGGCTAAAGATATCAAGGCTGCTTCACTGTGTGCCCTGGGTCAAACTGCGCCCAATCCTATTCTTAGTACGCTGCGTTATTTCCGTGATGAATATGAAGCCCATATTCGCGATCGCCGATGCCCGGCGGGTTCATGCAAAAGTCTGCTAACTTATGAAATAACAGAAGATAAGTGCATCCGCTGCGGACTTTGTGCCAAAAACTGTCCGGTCAAGGCCATTTCCGGTTCCAAAAAAGAAGAGATACCCTT